The Scomber japonicus isolate fScoJap1 chromosome 8, fScoJap1.pri, whole genome shotgun sequence genome has a segment encoding these proteins:
- the lrrtm2 gene encoding leucine-rich repeat transmembrane neuronal protein 2, which translates to MCMLLADEGLRSQLCRGYAETEPASEAGSLAAINKVCGKGQLNAASDVHKRMGFHSRWPMVGPAPAALCLCVISMLLVCLLPPASCTTCPQKCRCEDLQFYCDTQGLQAPPDGVDKGALGLSLRHNSITELSPDQFYGFSQLTWLHLDHNQITTVQEDAFQGLYKLKDLNLSSNRITKLPNTTFIHLINLQILDLSFNQMTALEPELFHGLRKLQILHLRSNLLRTTPVRAFWDCRSLEYLGLSSNRLRSLARNGFAGLIKLKELHLEHNQLTKINLAHFPRLVALQFLYLQWNKINNLTCGMEWTWTTLEKLDLTGNEIRVLTPDVFQTLPNLKILLLDNNKLSSLDPKVMDMWQSLGTIGLSSNLWECTKRICSLATWLSTFKGRWEHSILCQSPEYAQGEEILDAVYGFQLCQNFSAPVIQTISTTTDATTAAEITSSLFGIMQLTTTQDYAEDFGSFTTVTTTTTTTQTPRTAQATTTTAEEAAVTDDFSAMDNTVMTHRVIIGTMALLFSFFFIIFVVYISRKCCPPTLRRIRHCSAIQNRRQMRTQQRQPMADLATQVPYNEYEPSHEEGALVIINGYGQCKCQQLPYKECEV; encoded by the exons ATGTGCATGTTG CTAGCAGACGAAGGGCTCCGCTCACAACTCTGCAGAGGCTATGCCGAGACTGAGCCGGCGTCGGAAGCAGGATCTCTGGCTGCCATCAACAA AGTCTGCGGAAAAGGACAGTTGAATGCAGCCTCCGATGTGCACAAAAGAATGG GTTTCCATTCAAGGTGGCCAATGGTGGGACCTGCACCAGCggctctgtgtctgtgtgtgatcaGCATGCTCCTGGTGTGCCTGCTGCCTCCTGCATCATGCACAACCTGCCCTCAAAAATGCCGCTGTGAGGACCTGCAGTTCTACTGCGACACCCAGGGGCTACAGGCACCCCCAGATGGCGTGGACAAGGGGGCCCTGGGGCTGTCACTACGCCACAACAGCATCACTGAGCTCAGCCCGGATCAATTCTATGGCTTCAGCCAGCTCACCTGGCTTCATCTAGACCACAACCAGATTACCACGGTACAAGAGGATGCCTTTCAAGGGCTCTACAAGCTAAAGGACCTCAATCTGAGCTCCAATCGTATCACCAAGTTGCCCAACACAACCTTCATCCACCTCATCAATCTCCAGATTCTGGACCTGTCCTTCAATCAGATGACCGCATTGGAACCAGAACTGTTTCATGGACTAAGGAAGCTCCAAATACTTCACCTTCGCTCCAATTTACTTCGCACCACACCTGTTCGGGCATTCTGGGACTGTCGCAGCCTGGAATATCTGGGCTTGAGCAGCAACCGTCTACGGAGTCTGGCCCGAAATGGATTTGCTGGGCTCATTAAGCTTAAAGAGCTCCACTTGGAGCACAATCAGCTGACAAAGATCAACTTGGCCCATTTCCCTCGCCTAGTTGCTCTCCAGTTTCTATATCTGCAATGGAATAAGATCAACAACCTAACATGTGGCATGGAGTGGACCTGGACCACTTTAGAGAAGCTGGACCTCACAGGAAATGAGATCCGTGTCCTGACACCTGATGTGTTTCAAACGCTGCCAAATTTAAAGATTTTGCTGCTGGATAACAACAAACTAAGCAGTCTGGATCCCAAAGTCATGGATATGTGGCAGTCTCTGGGTACCATTGGGCTGTCTAGCAACCTTTGGGAATGTACCAAAAGGATTTGCTCTCTGGCCACTTGGCTAAGCACCTTTAAGGGTAGGTGGGAACACTCCATTCTCTGCCAAAGTCCTGAGTATGCCCAAGGTGAGGAGATACTTGATGCCGTTTATGGATTCCAGCTTTGCCAGAATTTTTCAGCGCCGGTTATTCAGACCATTAGTACAACAACAGACGCTACTACAGCTGCAGAGATCACAAGCTCCTTGTTTGGAATTATGCAGCTGACCACGACGCAGGACTATGCAGAGGATTTTGGGAGCTTTACCACAGTCACAACCacaacaaccacaacacaaacacCACGCACTGCTCAAGCAACGACCACCACAGCGGAAGAGGCAGCTGTAACGGATGACTTCTCGGCAATGGACAACACTGTTATGACTCATAGGGTTATCATTGGAACTATGGcccttttattttcattctttttcatcattttcgTTGTGTATATCTCACGGAAGTGCTGCCCTCCCACCTTGCGTCGGATACGCCACTGTTCGGCTATCCAGAACCGCAGACAGATGAGGACCCAGCAGCGGCAGCCTATGGCAGATCTAGCTACACAGGTACCCTATAATGAGTATGAGCCCAGCCATGAAGAAGGGGCACTCGTGATCATCAACGGCTATGGGCAGTGCAAGTGTCAGCAACTGCCTTACAAAGAGTGTGAAGTATGA